The DNA region CATTTGGTGCAACAGATTCATTAAAGTTGAGACGTTGTAAATACTTTTGAAATTTAGACAAGCTACGTAATTTAGATTCTTCAATTTACTAACCGTTGTATTATTCTTTTGAATTAAGAAAGCAGGTAAATGCcaattatttcaaaaattgtGGATTAAGAAGAAGAATAAGTGACTTAACTAAaataatttgggagattttgggtcACATGACGGACTGGGAGGTAATTTTTAAGAGTTTGCTGATGGTAGTAAATTTGTCCGGATAGTATAacggtaggggtaaatttggctgGATAGTATAACTGATGTTAAATGTAGACAATATCCGAAGTAGTGAGGTATATTTGATCTTTTTCCTTACtttatttatgtgttatctccATCTTCAAGAATAACTACTACTACGGataaaatgagaaaaatataattaattttttattgaacttctaaaatgataaataatttgaaacaactatttttagaaatcatggaAGATAATTTGAGCCCGAGGGGGTAATTTGTTTCTTTGCATTATAGTTGTTCACTTTACTCATTCTTGGCAAATGTGTTTCACGCACCTCGTCTTATGGGCACAGGTGTACGTTCACAACACACACTTAGAGGTGTTTAATGTGGTGTTTAATCATCACATGTCCTTAGTCATCACATTACCAAAATATTTGTCAAAgtgatttacttgtaattcctacttagttTAGTTAAAAATATTGTGTAGAAAATCTTTGTAAATTCATAAACcatgtgtttgtgtcttggctagaggtAGTCGAGTTGTAaactttgtaatagagttattacaaaagggcttgtaatagagttattacaagttagtgagggattaagaggttaattcctagggtaaggtttgcgtacccTAAGAGccgaggttgtgagttcgagtcaccccaagagcaaggtgggagttcttggagggagggagcagagggtctatcgaaaacagcctctctaccctagggtaggggtaaggtctgcgtacacactaccctccccagaccccactagtgaaattatattgagttgttgttgttgttgttgtaagaggttaattcctaggttacaataatttgtaatctgaagtttgctcagtagtgaagttgaaatcctacaacgGTAGATCATGATTTTTAATACCGTGAGTTgagagtttttcacgtaaaactctATTGTGTTATGTACTTACAGTTGTGTGAGTGTGTTCTGTAGTACCTAATAGAGAATCCGATTCTCTATAtaagtttggtggacccttagttcCTATCAATTAAGAGAAATATTTTTGGTATAATACGTAAATATATACACTCATTGTTGAAATATAACCTTATAATAGGTTTAAATGATTAATGAATTGGAGTAGGAGCGCACAGTTACGCTGTAGATCTCTTTTCGTAGGCTTATCTAACCTACACTTAGCTTCAGAAGAATCTCCGGAAAATGCATTGATGATGAGGGTAACTAATTCAACtgtttttttcatttcaattgtGCCGATTATCAAATACTACTATCTCAATCACCACCAATCGTTTCTTTTCATCATATCTTTACATCGTTATAAATATGTGAATATTCTACCACTGGCTTAGTGTTACTgcacataatggaagtacatttATGTATAAATGTAGAAATTTATGCATCTAAACATGAGTGAAAGACTTCAATTATCATAGCTAACGTTATaccataaattttcaaatttgttttgaaaaatctgatttggatGAAGTTTGCTTTGAAGATGataatgtgtttggacatcagttttcaaaacatatttcactttttatttttgaaaaaacatgaaatatgacttatacccacaagttctaaaaattatcacaaatacccaacaatacgaatatcaataacattcattatattatcacaaactatagtcctgaacataaataaatatagtacaaaattatcatttttataatgaattacATAATACACTATCACATGACTTTAGAAGATAAAAcagcattgttacaaaataataaatggtgggctcttttataaattATAAAAGTTTGAAGCAAGTTTTTAAAAAtgtaatagtaatattttgggccaaaaccAGCTCTTGGGTTTTGGATTTTGGGAATTTGCCAAAACATGGATAAAATCTagaacaaacatgtatttgccaaaaaaaaaaaaaaaatttggcaaAATGTATTGCCAAACGGGTCCTTATTTTCTAGATGTTGTTACTGCTTTTCTTTACATGGATTCTTCTTTCTACTCGTATTTTGTGAGCCGAGTAtctatcgaaaacaacctctctatcttcacGTACACATTATTCTCCCTGGATCCACAAGTTGTTGTTGAACATGGCTAAATGATATTCACCATTCAAATCACCATTACAAATGGAATATAAATTATCTGTGAGGATTTAATCCCTCGAGTGAAACCTTTTTCTGCATTAATAAATAGTTGGGTTTATTCGGCCTAACTTCCCATATCGAGAAGCATTTAATCTCTTCAATGTCAACCATACAGGACATTCTTCTAGAGACCATCTTCACCAACTCTTACAtgccttttcttcttcttattgttCTCAGATTACCATCTACATATAGCCAAGCTTGGCCAAAAATAAAAAGGTAGGTTCAAGCTGCTGCTCCGAATATCCGACCTCATCTCATCAACcactaaaagaaaaaggaaatctCCATTTTGGATAAGCTGCAAACTAAAATGGGGATAACAATATTTCCCACAGTTGAGAAGTGCACatcagaaggaagagaaaaacaTACAGTAGTAGCAGACTTGGATGGAACTTTACTCCGAAGTTGTAACTCTTTCCCATATTTCGCCCTGGTTGCTTTTGATGTTTCTGGGGTTTTAAGGTTACTCTTTCTTCTCTTAGTCTTACCTCTTGCCGGAATTCTTTACTATTTAGTCTCAGAGTCAGCTGGAATCCAAGTTATTATCTTTACAACTTTTGTGGGGATGAAAGTTTCCGACATAGAATCGGCAGCACGTGCTGTGCTGCCAAAGTTCTATTCAGAGGATCTTCATCCTGAGTCTTGGAGAGTTTTTTCGTCGTGTGGAAAACGTTGCGTTTTGACAGCCACCCCTAGGATTATGGTGGAAGCATTTTTAAAGGACTATATAGGCGTGGACATAGTTTTAGGGACAgagattgaaacatataaaggTAGGGCAACTGGTTTTGTTAAGTCACCAGGGGTTCTTATTGGGAAGAAAAAGGCTGAGATTCTCCAATCGACGTTCGGAGAAACTCAACCTGAGATTGGATTGGGTGATCGTCATACTGATATTCCTTTTATGACATTGTGTAAAGAGAGCTACTCTGTGCCACCAAATCCAAAAGTAAAGGCTGTAACTTTAGATAAGCTTCCTAAACCTATTATTTTCCACGACGGCCGCCTTGTCCAAAAGCCAACACCACTAACTGCTCTTTATATTATTCTTTGGATCCCTTTCGGTTTCCTCCTTTCTTGCCTGCGAGTTATTAGTGCTTCACTCCTCCCGACCCCTCTTCACTACTACGCATTTCGGGCCCTTGGCGCCCGTCTCACCATTAAAGGAAACCCACCACCCCCTAAGAAATCCAAAGACCATTCTGGTGTTCTATTCGTTTGCTGTCATAGGACACTTCTTGATCCTGTTTTTCTCTCCGCAGTTTTAGGTCGCCCTATTCCAACTGTTACATACTCTCTTTCACGATTTTCTGAGCTTATTGCACCCCTTAAAACAATCAGACTCACTCGAGATCGTGCCTCTGACGCTTTCGTGATCAAGAAACTATTAGAAGAGGGTGATCTCACAATTTGCCCAGAGGGGACTACAAGTCGTGAACCATTTCTTCTTAGGTTTTCGTCATTATTTGCTGAGTTAACTGATGAGCTCGTGCCCGTGGCAATGGTGAATAAGATGAGTATGTTTTATGGCACAACAGCTAGGGGATGGAAATGGATGGACTCGTTTTTCTTTCTCATGAACCCACGTCCCAGTTATGAAATTACATTCTTGAAAAAGTTGCCGTATGAGTTCACTTGCAAGTCTGGGAAATCAAGCCATGAAGTCGCTAACTACATACAAAAAGTTATTGCTGAAAATCTTTCTTACAAGTGCACTACTTTAACGAGGAAAGATAAGTATATTGCTCTTGCTGGAAATGATGGCACTGTTATGAAGAAGCCTTGAATCAAGGTCTAAAGTATAATGGTTTGTTTACGTAGATAGAGTATCCTTTCAACAATTATGTAAAAGGTTGCttgctaaaaatattttggaaataatGGTTACCCAAATGTGTGAAATTCGAACTGCACATGCATGCAATATGCCAACTTCAGCATTTGGGTTTGAAGACTCAACTTGAGAACcgtatgtctgaagtttgaaacttcaaactcacgattttctattttagtttcccggggtttgaatattttgatgattttgagacAGTTAAACTTTAATTGCTTTATAAACtttgactatattttaaataaggGTCCTAAAATACGGCTATTTGTGCACTTCTCCAAATCATATCTTACGACGCTTCCTTAAGTAAGTAAGACCAAGAACTTAGAGAAAAAGAAGTATTTCTCCATGCTGATCATCTACTCACAATTTCAAATAAGTTGTGTGGCAATTTAGGCTACTTGTTAGTCCAGTCCATTAACAACTTTTTATCCAAAACCATTCCCAATTCAAAAGATTGATCAGTCACTTTTTTATGCGAGATTAGTTTATTTAAGTGGAATTATGTTCCTACTTACTTATTataaatttaaactaaaaaagaCAACATTTAAATCTATTGTTTTCATTAATCAAATACTTAGTTGGTGgataataaaagaaaattaaaaaggggggaaaatctcccaaaatcatCGAGCATGGGAATGATAACAAAGTCGATGGATATATGGTGTATTAAATTTTAGGTCTCTTCtttcataataaaaaaaaatgaaaatatttcatTTTAGGATCCATTCTACAGTGAAGAAGAAAATATATACTTTGTACTCAAAGAAAATGCAGGATTTACAATTTGCTGACAACGTGAATTTTGACGGTGAAGGTAAGCTTCAACCTGGACTTTATGCAATTTACTAATTTTAAGTGTGCATGTTTTTTTAATAGAAAACTTAATCTAATttatttatatggtgtattaATTTACGAATGTATAGATGGCCCGTGCCTTTAATTTTTacttaaatcctaaattcaagattttcaatttaaattatttttttatgtatGAGATAGTAGACCtaataatataatgaaagaaTATTTGCCGGTTTTGTTAAAGTTCCCCATGGTTGCCGATTTCGGGagatttttttccctttttaattttcttttattatcCACCAACCAAGCATCTGATTAGGGAAAAAAATAGACTTAAAGGTTGCCTTTTCTTAGTTTAACTTTTATAATAAGTAGGAACATAattttcctttttccctttttaattttcttttattatcCACCAACCAAGCATCTGATTAGGAAAAAAAAATAGACTTAAAGGTTGCCTTTTTTTTAGTTTAACTTTTATAATAAGTAGGAACATAAGTCTACTTATCAAGAAATAAATTAGCCCTGCATAAGTAATGTTGATTGTGTGACTCACATAGTAAAAGTAAAATTTCTCCTTAAGAAAGACCAAAAAGACTCCAAGAACTCATAGAAAAAGAAGTATTTCTCTATGCTAATCATCTACTCACAATTTAAAATAAGTTGTGTGGCAATTTAGGCTACTTCTTAGTCCAGTCCATTAACAACTTTTCATCCAAAACCGTTCCCAATTCAAAAGATTGATCCATCATTTTTCAAGAATTTTCATTGGGTGTTCTTTTTAAAGATTGGTATTTAATTTTTGTCCCTGTTAATACAAGTAGTGTAAATATAGACACCCGCCTTGCCCTTTTTCCCTTCCTTCTTCCTCCTTCTCTATCGTCTTATTCTCCTTCTTTCTCCTTCTCCTTTTTGCAACAATTATGAGTACACatcaaaattgaaaaataatatgATACGTCTTGTAGAAGATTGAAAATCCATTGCTTTATTTTGTTGTCTTTTTGTTTGGTAATCTCAggttgtaaaaaaaaaaatagaaaactttTGAAAGAGATACTAATTTAGAAAATGAATCCAGTGTATTTTATAAGGTACACGTAGCTATATCAACTATAAGGCTGCATTAAATATTACTGGAGCCTGGAGGTATCTCAGCCCTAGATAGATGGTCCACGTTGAATATAAACTCAAACTGAAGGCAAGCTCATTAGACTTCCGTACTTCATTATCGAAATAGATTTGTACTTTCCTTGCtccgaaattaattatttttttcaggAGTGTGTTTACAAATtatcttcctctttttttcatttcaaaatagaTTTATTTCTATGTATTATGATAGAGTACTATTCATCATTTTCTCATATCGATATACAATTTCCACATTTATCCGTGTTTTGCATTAGCGTTCATAATTAAGCTGAAGTGCTACGAGATCTGGATTGCATTTTTAAGGCTTGATGTTTACAATTGAGAGGATTTGGAAACTTGATAACTAAAAGACTTAATCATTTTGAAAGAGGACCACATTAACACAATATCTCACGCGATTGTATTATCGCAAACATTTAGTAATTATGCTGCCAAACAATCTAACCTAGCCTACTTTGCAGCTGCCGAATTCTCCAAAGCTTGAAAAAAGAGCTAAACCTAATGTCTCTGCTACTTATCCTACTCTTAATGATAAACTGCAAGTCCAACGttcaaattatttttcttcttatttttgtttcATTCTTATGAGGTTGCAATCAAGTGAAAACCTCTCTTCAAACTCCATTCATTTTCATTCCtagtgtttacccttaaaaatggataacaattgattttatacgcggttttaaggatatgtgaactaatttaatacaaataattaataacgTTAAATAAGTGAActaaaaatagaataaataaCCAAACCAGTTGTGATGTTAGGTTCGAGCTCGGATCTGAGCTTAGAGATTGTTATGCCCTCGATTCGAAGCCAAATACCTATGAAGGACTATGAGCCaaagtaagaactttgaataactttaGAAGCAGAGAAAATAAGtatatattgccttgatatgcgcgTTAAAATGTGTCTATTGAACAATAAagtttccctttatatagtaggggagttttaccctaactacaattctaaaaaaggtaaaaatcttctttttcgtcAATCACTGATCCACTGTCGATACAGGACGAGATCCACGCTGGGATATCCGGTTGGGTGCGGATATCACGGCCCTTCATTAGTCGTGTACAACCATTTGGTTATGCCTTCTGAGGTCTTGGAGCCTGAACCGGATTCGGGGGGCGTTGTCTCGATGGCCCTAGTGGTAAGCACATCGTTTGGGCTTGGTACGAGAGGTTCCTGGCTTCGATCCCAATTTCATGTAGTTATGTCCTTAATTCGTTTGCCCCACCGAGAAGTCGGGGTGCTCACTAGCCCCAATTTTactcgtatacagatagtccccctcgTTTTTCAGAGAGTAGATTTGCCGAAACGATAGATGAACCTCGGTTCCTTCCTTCATACGTCACGACCGAAACGATAAAGAAGTCGGAACGTCCCAACAGTCGtgtcgttctgacttcggacacgtgtcaaCCACCGACCGGTTGTCTTCGAATTCAAAGCGTCGTGTTCTTCACCTACAAAAGCTTCTATCCTCTATGCGTTTTCCACTTTCCGATCAAGCTTCCACCTTCGAATTTTTTAGCTATCACCAACTTCTTTTAAACCTTCATATCTTCAACCTCGATCTTCAAACTCTCATAATTGTTCTTAGGTTCTTACCCagattttcttcaaatcttcatattctaATCTTCAGCCCTCTAACTTGTTCCTTCAAACCTTcgtattttttctttaaattttcaaactttttcagaTAGCAATGGCTAAAACGTCTAAATCAGTTCCTCAACAGGCAGCCTCTTCATCTTCATACTCGGCCACAAATGCTGAGGTGGCTGATCCCGAGGTGACTGTTTCTGAAGTGGCCGCTCCCGAGGTGGCTGCCTCCGGGACATCTCccctcgagcctgccttcgagCCTCATATGAAAAGATTTATACCCGGGGGTTGCTCAATCACTGACGACTTCAAAGTCGAGGAACCCTTATCCAAACAGGACCGGGGTAAAGGAgcatcgaggtatatatgcttcATTACCGAAGATGACCTTCCCGTGGTCCGAGTGGACTGTAAATGGGAAGGCAAGGACGTAGTATTACCCGAGCCTAAGGAGGctattactacccacgtggaggggtatttaagtgtttacacttacgcACTTTACATTGGGCCCGGTAGACCTAgttgttttggatttttgcaaGAGATACGAGGTATGCCTTGGGCTAATCCACCCATCtctctggaggatcgtgatcctcctccgtTATTTTGTGAATAATACCGAGTCTCGTCAGTTCACCATCGACCACCTGCTCTATCTATACGGTCCCTGAAATTTCCAAGGGGAATTAATCAAGCTCACTCGCCGGGCCACCAAGGCCCCCTTTTCGAGTATTGACGAAGACCGAGATCGAGGCTGGCCGGGGTGCTTTATTCGGGTGAAGACTGAAGACTTGATCCCTCCCGAGTtcatgccattccccgagaagtggaaagCATCTCATAAGTGCTACCTTTCCTTAAGTGTTAATGTTTCTTCATTTACTTTCTCATCATTCGTATTTATGATTGTGTAGCTGTTGCCCAGGTTCCAAATACGGTCCCcggctcaaggagtggatcgaaggcATCTGCAAACAAATGTGGTACTTCGAGCGCTCATGTCGCAATCTTttgaagggccgatgggaggctcgTTCCCATGGTAAAGTTCTCCTTCAAACAACTATTACCGTGCTCTTAACCCACATCATACTGACCCCTCTTCTTCCTATTATAGATTTGCCTAAGACAACCAAACTTAGGCCTTTAGAAGGGGATAAGGACGTGTCCTTGTCCATTGATCCTTCCATTAggagaaaagaagagaaggaaaaggaaatctTCGGGCTCCCCGGGTGCTGAGGTAAAGCTAAAGAAGAGGCTGGCTCATAAGCCCAAGAAGAGTACCAGCTCCTGGGTGTCGGATTCTGACTCGCTTCTGTGGCTCAGGGATGAGTCGGAAGAAGATAACATTTTTGTTGCCCACGGATCGACCCCTCCTAGGGAGCAGGCgggagctgaagggaagattcGTAAGGCCGAACTCCCTCAAACTCAAGAGAATGATATAGAGACGGGGGCTGGGACCCCCGAGAAGATGGCTCCGCTCCGAAGGAAGCGACTGGTGTCATATACATTATGGAGATGCCATACTACAATGAGTCCATGCTTGAGGAGGCCCAAGCAGGAAAATAGAAGTCTAGTGAAGGGGTTCATGGCGCAGACGAACCCCTTCATTCTTTCTTCGATGGTGTGGACTCGTCCACTTTGGAGGATTTGTTCGGGCTGCGAAACCTAGAAGTCCCAAAGAAGTACATATTTTTGAAAACTGGTTGGCCGAGTTCGAGCCCAAAATTGATTAATCAGTTTTTCGCTCTGAGTGTGGACCCCTGTCGCAAGAGAGCGGTTATTCTTACTGTCCCGGAGGATACTTGAGTTCTATCTGCTCTCATGGGTGTAGCCATCTACCTCCGATGcttggtgaccgaggaggaccaggcAAAAATAAATGAGGTGGACGTGCCGTGTCTTTTCAGTGAGGCGCAGCAGGTgctgaaccgggtaaggcatCATTACGTCCTCTTAACTTTTACTTAGGTTTTCATATCTCTCACGACTTTCATTGTTCTGCAATCCTTGATACTTTACCACGAGAGCTTCCTCCGGTGCCGTTGCGAGGTCAATCAGCTTGAGCTCGAGCTCAAGGAGAAAGGTTGAAAGAGGGATATGTACAAGCCCCTCAGCGAGCAACAAGATAGGGCCATCAAGCACCTTCAACCGAGCTGGATAGGGATCAAAAGGAAGCTACGACCCTGAGGCGGGAACATGCCGACCTGGTCaaaaaggtaaaggtctttgaagtTAGAAATGAGGAAGTAGTCATAGTGGCTAACGACAAAACCTCACAGGTCATACAAAAGATCAACCAACTCCGAATCGAGATGAACGAGATCCAAGTCATGGCCGATGGGTGGAAGAGAAAAATGGACTTGTTGGCTTCGAAGAAGGAAACAACCCCGGCAAAGCTGGCATCTGTCGAGGTTcaactttgatggcgaaggagaAAGCTGACAAGCAGTCCTAGCTGAATGATGATCTCCGAGCATAGTTGAGCTCGGCTGTCACAGAGCGGGACACCCTTGATGGAAAGTATGAGGTAATAAAGTCCAAATTGGAGACAACCTTTGTAGATGCCGAggagatggtggcccaatacaagGCCGATGTCGAAGCAGCTGAGGCCCGCTTGAAGACCAATGCCGAATATATGAGGCAGGTGTCTTGAAGGGAGACCCTCAAAGAGATTCACGCTCGAGTCTTCGACCTGTCGGCCGAGATCGAGGAAGCAATAAAGCTTGAGGCTGAGGCGAAGAAACTTTGCGAGCCTGAAAGTGTTGAAGGCTCTGAGGGTTATGAGGGATCCGAAGGCTCCGAGGGTTCTGGCGACGAGTCAAGCCCCGGTGAAGATCAGGCGTGAATGCCTTAGAACTTTTTTAGTTTTTGTCTTGTGtatgttttttgtttattttgaggccaTTTTTGTTGGGTCTTCGTAAATACATTccggaatatataaaattttcctTTTTGGCAATTTCGAGTCTCTACTTTTTTAGCATCTTTTCATAATTTCTATTCTTGCAAATATTTTTAACGCTTTAATTcgacttaaaaatatttttcaaaccttTGAAAAATGAACGACTTATTACTACTTAAAAATAAGATGATGCTTTTGTCGAGGTTAACCTTTAGcaggttttgaatttttatgaaggTCTTATGTTCTGATTACGAGCTtaggacgtctccgagccgtttttagggtggccgtagccttttgtGTTTAGGCACTACCTAATAAGTTTTATGCCTCCAGGGTTTGGTAGCCCGAGTTGCCCGAACGTTTTTCGGATGACAGTtcccgagtaggggtagcccttgggctcgatagtccccgaatAGGGGTAGCGCTTGGGCTTGATAGTCCTCGAATAGGGATAGAgcttgggctcgatagtccccgaatAGGGTAGCCAATGGGACCTTAGGATCGATATTTTAAGAGGCAAAAATGCGTAATAGCAAGGTGGAAAATTTCTTTCATTTATGTCTGTAAAGTACATGATCGAAAGCATGTAAAAGCTTTAGACGATGCTTTTGTCGAGGGTAACCTTTAGcaggttttgaatttttatgaaggTCTTATGTTCTGACTACGAGCTTaagacgtctccgagccgtttttagggtggccgtagccttttgtGTTTAGGCACTACCTAATAAATTTTGTGCCTCCAGGGTTTGGTAGCCCGAGTTGCCCGAACATTTTTCGGATGACAGTtcccgagtaggggtagcccttgggcttgatagtcCCCGAATAGGGGTAGCGCTTGGGCTTGATAGTCCTCGAATAGGGATAGAgcttgggctcgatagtccccgaatAGGGTAGCCAATGGGACCTTAGGATCGATATTTTAAGAGGCAAAAATGCGTAATAGCAAGGTGGAAAATTTCTTTCATTTATGTCTGTAAAGTACATGATCGAAAGCATGTAAAAGCTTTAGACGATGCTTTTGTCGAGGGTAACCTTTAGcaggttttgaatttttatgaaggTCTTATGTTCTAATTACGATCTTaagacgtctccgagccgtttttagggtggccgtagccttttgtGTTTAGGCACTACCTAATAAATTTTGTGCCTCCAGGGTTTGGTAGCCCGAGTTGCCCGAACATTTTTTGGATGACAGTtcccgagtaggggtagcccttgggcttgatagtcCCCGAATAGGGGTAGCGCTTGGGCTTGATAGTCCTCGAATAGGGATAGAgcttgggctcgatagtccccgaatAGGGTAGCCAATGGGACCTTAGGATCGATATTTTAAGAGGCAAAAATGCGTAATAGCAAGGTGGAAAATTTCTTTCATTTATGTCTGTAAAGTACATGATCGAAAGCATGTAAAAGCTTTAGACGATGCTTAGGTGGCCTATGTGGGAACGGTTcacttgaccgtttggcccttacaataaatcctaaccacTGAGCCTAAACTATTCGAGTACAAAgttttcttctttccttgctaagaACTTTAatccgagggtgatggcccccaatattcgaggtcgaTCTTGAGAGGGCTCTGATACTGTTGATGCGCCCATTGACTACGATTTAAGACTGGACTTCGAATCTAAGTTAAGCACGATTTACTGTTTTCTatttaaaaaccttgccgaaaaacccattagggacaaaaccggttcaagggaaaaagagtgcagcgcgTGCTTGCAGACCTAATAGTCACATTCTCCCTTGGTTATTGTCTGCAAGTATCAGTACGATTCATAATATTATAAAAAAGTAAATGAGTtcataccttagtagtagtaccgctttaagtggGTCACGTTACGGTTGTTCGGTAGTTGTGCACAGTTTTCTGCTTCGAGTTTATACGAGCTTTTATCAGTATTTCCAacgactcgatatggtccttcccaattcgatCCTAGCTTCCCCTCATTGGGGTTTCGAGTATGCAGTGTtacttttcttaacaccaagtccccgatcttgaagtgccggaggttggctcttcggttgtaatatctttctatccgCTGTTTCTGGGCAGCCAACCGGACTAGGGCTGCCTCACGCCTTTCAACCAATAGTTCTAAGCTCGTGAGCATGGTCTCACCATTAGATTCTTTGGTCGCATATTGGAACATGAGGCTCGGTTCTCACACTTCAACCGATATTAATGATTCGACACCGTAGACCAAAGAAAACGGGGTGGCCCAGGTACTAGACTTCGATGTTTTACGGTATGACCACAAGACTTCGAGCAAAATTTACTTCCATTTaactttggcatcggtcaacctctttttagGATTTTGGAGTATGATCTTGTTTGTagattctgcttgtccattcccactagaGTGATAGGGTATTGATAGTATCTTTTTAATCTTATGGTCTTCCAAAAACTTgtttaccttgctgccgatgaattgcttcccattatcacacacgatctcggtcggtatcccaaaccggcatattatgtggtcccaaatgaagtcaatgacttcttttccTATACTTTCTCACACGTTTGAGCTTCGACCCATTCGAAAAAATAATCGGTCATAAATAttatgaattgagccttaccgggcgCCCACGacaggggaccgacgatgtccattccccatttgataaACAGTCATGGGATAAGACCGAATGGAGTAGATCttcgggttgatggatcatcgatGCATGTCTCTAACAGCCATCACATCTTCGTACAAAGTACTTTGCATCTTtatccatgtcgatccagtaata from Nicotiana tabacum cultivar K326 chromosome 24, ASM71507v2, whole genome shotgun sequence includes:
- the LOC107778932 gene encoding glycerol-3-phosphate acyltransferase RAM2-like, translated to MGITIFPTVEKCTSEGREKHTVVADLDGTLLRSCNSFPYFALVAFDVSGVLRLLFLLLVLPLAGILYYLVSESAGIQVIIFTTFVGMKVSDIESAARAVLPKFYSEDLHPESWRVFSSCGKRCVLTATPRIMVEAFLKDYIGVDIVLGTEIETYKGRATGFVKSPGVLIGKKKAEILQSTFGETQPEIGLGDRHTDIPFMTLCKESYSVPPNPKVKAVTLDKLPKPIIFHDGRLVQKPTPLTALYIILWIPFGFLLSCLRVISASLLPTPLHYYAFRALGARLTIKGNPPPPKKSKDHSGVLFVCCHRTLLDPVFLSAVLGRPIPTVTYSLSRFSELIAPLKTIRLTRDRASDAFVIKKLLEEGDLTICPEGTTSREPFLLRFSSLFAELTDELVPVAMVNKMSMFYGTTARGWKWMDSFFFLMNPRPSYEITFLKKLPYEFTCKSGKSSHEVANYIQKVIAENLSYKCTTLTRKDKYIALAGNDGTVMKKP